In Halobacteroides halobius DSM 5150, the genomic window TAATAAAATAATTAAGGATTAGTTATTCACAATCTATCTTTAAATAGCTACCAAAGCTGTGGATAACTAATCTTTTTTTAGCTTTATCCCAAAGAATCACTAGTTATCCACAAAGTTATTCACAATTTTGTGGATAACTTTGTCTAATAGGAGGTATTGTAGTGCATACGGAGAATATTCAAGAAATTTGGGACACTGCTTTAGATAAAATTAAAACCCAACTTAGCACGCCTAGTTTTGAAACTTGGTTTAAATCAACTCAAGCTTTAGGAATTAAAAATAATAGTCTTCTTATAGAAGTTCCTAATGAATTTGCTAAAGATTGGCTCGAAACAAGATATTCAAAATTAATTCAAGAAGTTATCTCAGATATAACTAACAATTCTTATAAAATTGAATTTATAATTCCTGAAATGAAAGAAGAAGAAATCTTAACGGAAAAAAAATCAACTACCAAATCTAAAACAAAAGCGTCGCAACAAGAGGAGGTAGAAATAGAACCTCCTGCTTTAAACTCTAAATATACTTTTGATAGTTTTGTAATTGGTAGTAGTAACCGTTTTGCTCATGCTGCTTCTTTAGCAGTAGCAGAAGCGCCTGCTAAAGCGTATAATCCACTCTTTATCTATGGAGATGTTGGGTTAGGTAAAACTCATTTAATGCATGCTATAGGACATTATATACTTGAACACAATTCAGATATGAAGGTGATGTATTTAACATCAGAAAAATTCACCAATAAATTAATTAACTCCATTAGAGATGATGAAACTACGGCTTTTAGGAATCAATATCGCAATATTGATATTTTATTAATAGATGACATTCAGTTTTTAGCAGGAAAAGAAAGGACCCAAGAAGAATTCTTTCATACTTTTAATGCTTTGCATGATGCTAACAAACAAATTATTATTTCAAGTGATCGGCCACCAAAAGAAATACCTACTTTAGAAGAAAGGTTAAGGTCTCGTTTTGAGTGGGGCTTAATTACTGATATTCAGGAACCAGATTTAGAAACCAGAATAGCTATTTTAAAGAAAAAAGCTGCTTTAGAAGGATTAGAATTACCAAACAATGTAATAGTGCATATTGCAAATAAAATAAAATCTAATATTAGGGAACTAGAAGGAGCATTAATTCGAATAATTGCTTACTCTTCATTCTCTAACAAGAGCGTTTCTGTAGAGTTGGCCCAACAGGTACTTGCAAATATAGCTCAAGAGAATCCAGCCAATAGACCGGAAGGAAAAGAAATAACACCTGGATTTATAAAAGAAATAGTAGCTGATCATTATGATATTAGTTTGGAAAAAATGAATTCTAAAAAGAGAACCAGAGCTATTGCATTTCCGCGACAGATAGCTATGTATCTTACTAGAGAATTAACAGATCTTTCTTTACCACAAATTGGAGATAAATTTGGCGGGCGAGACCACAGTACAGTTTTACATGCTTACGATAAAATAAAAAATAAAATTTCCAATGAAGCAGAATTTGAAAAAAATATAGAGGAAATATTGGAAAAAATAACATATTAACCCTGTGGATAACCCTGTGGATAACCCTGTGGATAACATGTGGACAACTTTTAAATGTCTTTTTTGCTTAATTTTATCCACAGGCCTGTGGATAACTTAAAGACTTATCCACAACTTATCCACAACTTATCCACAAGCTTGTTTACTTTGATATCAAGGGTTGACCGGACTTATCCACATTATCCACAACCCCTACTACTATTACTACTATGTTTTTGTATATATTATATGTTTACTAATAGTACTAATTATATATATAAATTAAGCGTAAAAAGGAGGATTTATATGAAAGTTGAAGTCAATCAAAAAGAATTTTATCAAGCTATTCAAACTGTTAAAAAAGCTGTCTCAACTAAAACAACTTTACCAATTCTTTCGGGAATTTTATTGCGCACCCAAGGGAATACTTTAAAATTAGTGGGGACAGATTTAGAAATTGGTATTGAATGTTTTGTTGATGCAACAGTTACTACAGAAGGAGATATTGTATTACCAGCTAAATACTTAGCAAGTATTATCCGAGAATTACCAAATGAAAAAGTTATTTTAGCTACTGAACCATCTAATAATACATCTCAAATAAAATGTGATAACTCTCAGTTTAACATTCATGGTTCTGCAGCAGATGAATTCCCTTTATTACCTGAAATAGAATCAAATACTAAGTTTTCTATCTCACAGCAAAAGTTAAAAAAGATTATTAATCAAATAGAGTTTGCTGTATCAGAAGATGAAAACAAACCATTTTTAACTGGAGGATTATTGATTCTTAATGATCAGAAGGTAGAGTTAGTGGCGACAGATACATATCGTTTAGCTTATAGAGAAGATGAAATCAGTCAAGAAACCTCTGCTACAGAAAAAGCTATTATTCCAAATAAGACTTTAACTGAGTTAAGTAAACTATTAGACAAATCAGCAGATGAAGTTGAAATTGTAATTACTGAAAACCAAATTTTATTTACTTTTGCTGGGATTTCAATTGTATCTCGTTTAATTGAGGGCCAATTTCCAAACTACCAACAAGTTATTCCAAACCAAACTAAAACACAAGTTGAGGTAGATAAAAACACCTTATTGCAAGCAACTAAAAGAGCAGCTTTATTAGCTAAAAAAGAATCAAATATAATAAAAATTAACTTTGAATCTAATAGGTTAATTATCACATCTAATGCTCCAGAGATTGGACAGGCATATGAAGAAGTGCCCGTTTCATTAACTGGTCCAGAATCTGAAATTGCTTTTAATGCTAGTTATCTGATGGATTGCTTAAAGGAGATAGATAAAGAAAAAGTAATTATAGAATTATCTGGAGCCTTGGCCCCAGGTGTTATTAAGACTAATTCAGAACAAAAATATATTTATGTTATAATGCCAGTAAGAAGTGCTTAAGGAGGTATATTATGAAAAAAATAGAAATCAAGACGGATACTATCAACCTAGATCAATTTTTAAAATGGGCCAATTTAGTTTCTACTGGAGGAGAAGCCAAAGTAATTATTCAAGCAGGAAAAGTAAAGGTAAATGGAGAAATAGAAACACAACGATCAAAAACCTTAACTAGTGGTGATAAAATAGAATACGGAGGAACTAATTATCAAATAACTTCTTCTTGAGAGGAGTTAAAAAGGTGAAATTATCCCAGCTATATCTAAATAAATTTAGGAATTATAAACAACAGCACTTAGAGTTTAACTCACATTTAAATTTATTTATTGGAGATAATGCTCAGGGAAAAACTAATTTGTTAGAGGCAATTTATCTATTAGGAACTGGTTCTTCTCATCGGACTAATGTAACTTCTGAATTAGCAAATTGGGAAGATAAGAAATTCTATGCCAAAGGAGAAGTTCTTACAGCAAGTCAAGATTATCAATTAACAGTTAGTTTAAAGGGGCGACAAAAAGAAGTTAAGGTTAATTCTAATAAATTAGACCGGATTACTGATTTAATAGGATATCTTAATGTGGTTATTTTTTCTCCTGAAGATTTGAAATTAATTAAAGGGAGTCCATCTTTAAGAAGAAAGTTTATCAATTTGGAGTTAGCTCAGGTTAATAGCTATTATAATCATTTGCTTAAAGACTACAGGAAGGTTTTAAAACAGAGAAATAATTTACTAAAGGAGATTAGAGATAATGGAGCTCCGGCAGCAATGTTAGAAGTTTGGAATCAACAGTTAATTGATTTAGGGGCCAAAGTTATCAAACGTAGGTTGGAAGCGTTAAAGAAATTAATTCCTTTGGCTAGACTAAAACAACGTAAACTAACTGGTGGAGCAGAAACCTTAGAGTTAAAATATGACACTAAATTAAAAATAGGTCATGAAAGTTCTGTAGACGTAATAAAAAAAGAATTTGAATCCTATTTAATACAGCAACAGCAAAAGGAGATTGCTAGAGGGGTTACAACTATTGGCCCGCATAGAGATGATATTTCTTTAATAGTGAATAATATCGATATTAGAAAGTTTGGTTCTCAAGGTCAACAAAGAACAACAGCTTTAGCTTTAAAGTTATCAGAATTAGAATTTATGAAATCGGAGACTGGGGAATATCCCGTTTTATTACTAGATGATGTT contains:
- the recF gene encoding DNA replication/repair protein RecF (All proteins in this family for which functions are known are DNA-binding proteins that assist the filamentation of RecA onto DNA for the initiation of recombination or recombinational repair.) — encoded protein: MKLSQLYLNKFRNYKQQHLEFNSHLNLFIGDNAQGKTNLLEAIYLLGTGSSHRTNVTSELANWEDKKFYAKGEVLTASQDYQLTVSLKGRQKEVKVNSNKLDRITDLIGYLNVVIFSPEDLKLIKGSPSLRRKFINLELAQVNSYYNHLLKDYRKVLKQRNNLLKEIRDNGAPAAMLEVWNQQLIDLGAKVIKRRLEALKKLIPLARLKQRKLTGGAETLELKYDTKLKIGHESSVDVIKKEFESYLIQQQQKEIARGVTTIGPHRDDISLIVNNIDIRKFGSQGQQRTTALALKLSELEFMKSETGEYPVLLLDDVFSELDNKRCAQLLNTVRDKIQTFITSTNQRELNSEKVGINDYNLYKINNGKAIEV
- a CDS encoding RNA-binding S4 domain-containing protein; the encoded protein is MKKIEIKTDTINLDQFLKWANLVSTGGEAKVIIQAGKVKVNGEIETQRSKTLTSGDKIEYGGTNYQITSS
- the dnaA gene encoding chromosomal replication initiator protein DnaA — its product is MHTENIQEIWDTALDKIKTQLSTPSFETWFKSTQALGIKNNSLLIEVPNEFAKDWLETRYSKLIQEVISDITNNSYKIEFIIPEMKEEEILTEKKSTTKSKTKASQQEEVEIEPPALNSKYTFDSFVIGSSNRFAHAASLAVAEAPAKAYNPLFIYGDVGLGKTHLMHAIGHYILEHNSDMKVMYLTSEKFTNKLINSIRDDETTAFRNQYRNIDILLIDDIQFLAGKERTQEEFFHTFNALHDANKQIIISSDRPPKEIPTLEERLRSRFEWGLITDIQEPDLETRIAILKKKAALEGLELPNNVIVHIANKIKSNIRELEGALIRIIAYSSFSNKSVSVELAQQVLANIAQENPANRPEGKEITPGFIKEIVADHYDISLEKMNSKKRTRAIAFPRQIAMYLTRELTDLSLPQIGDKFGGRDHSTVLHAYDKIKNKISNEAEFEKNIEEILEKITY
- the dnaN gene encoding DNA polymerase III subunit beta; its protein translation is MKVEVNQKEFYQAIQTVKKAVSTKTTLPILSGILLRTQGNTLKLVGTDLEIGIECFVDATVTTEGDIVLPAKYLASIIRELPNEKVILATEPSNNTSQIKCDNSQFNIHGSAADEFPLLPEIESNTKFSISQQKLKKIINQIEFAVSEDENKPFLTGGLLILNDQKVELVATDTYRLAYREDEISQETSATEKAIIPNKTLTELSKLLDKSADEVEIVITENQILFTFAGISIVSRLIEGQFPNYQQVIPNQTKTQVEVDKNTLLQATKRAALLAKKESNIIKINFESNRLIITSNAPEIGQAYEEVPVSLTGPESEIAFNASYLMDCLKEIDKEKVIIELSGALAPGVIKTNSEQKYIYVIMPVRSA